In Methanolacinia paynteri, the DNA window CTATTGCCACAATTCAATTTTGAATCCTCCTTCAATTCATCAGGTAAAAGTCCTTCAAAATCATCTTCTAAAACAATTGCTCTACTATCCGGGAATTCTTTTTTTATCTTGTCAATGACATGTTGAGCATCACTATCAGCTAGCATGATATAGGGTATACTAAATGCCTCACAAAGTTTTGAAAATATTGGAAAATTATTGCAACCGTCTACATTTATCAGACTAACTCCATTATCATCAAGATTAAAGTTTAAGTCATCAGTAAAAATCGGTATTGCCCCTATTTCTGTCGCTCCTTCAACTAAGATAACCTTGCGGGCAAAAAATAGTTCTTTCGTGGTTGAATCCAGAAATTGTTCAAGTTTAATAAATTCCTTTTCTGAAAAATAATTATCTTGAGAACAATATTTAACTGTCTGTTGATTTTCTTGTGAAAGACGAATGACCCTAGATTTCTTATTAAAGTTTGTAAAATATGGACTATGTGTAATAATTAAAATCTGATTATCTTCATTCCTTTCAATAATATTATTTAAACGACGCTGGGCGTGTGGATGTAGATGTGTTTCAGGATGGTCAATTAAAAATATATGATCTTTGTAAGCCTCTAAATGTGCAATTAATAGAAGAGATTCTAAAACTCCTGCTCCGACATATGAAGTTGTAGATTTAAGGTCATCTTTGGTAAAAAGGAGCTCAATTTCATTCTTTTCAATATTTCGGAACACATCAAGTTTTAAATTAGGAAAAAGTTTTTCAAAATTTTTTTGGATTCTCAAATATTTTTCTTGTGTATCTCTCCCATTTTTTAGATTAAATAACATACTAGACAGTTCTTTTCCTGTAGTAGTAACTAAGAAATTTGATAACTTCTTATCAGGTTTTTCCCTATATTCATTAATGAATACAAATCGGTTTTTTAAAATATCAATCAAAATATTAGAAAGATCTGATCGTATTATATGAACGTGTATAGACTTCGTAGGTTTACCCTGTGAATACAAATCAAGATATTCTTCAATATAATCCGAGGGAGAGTTTTCATTTTTAGATAATACCGAAACAATGAATTCTTGAAAATTTACAGAATGATATAAAGGTGCTTTTAATCTGAGTGTATTTTCATTTACAATTTTTCCTAACCAACACTGTCCTTTATCTATTTTAAACAATCCAATTTTCAAATAAGATTCAATAACTCCTGTTTTATTAAATGCGCAATAAGTAATTTCGTTTGAAAAAATTGATTTATATTGATTAACGGTAATAGGAAGACCCATTGCTTCAATGAAATCAGAAATTATATCATTATCTAAAATGCAATCAAGTTGAATTTCGATTATTCTTTTTTTATCTTCAAAAAACCACTCCTCTGGATTCCACACTAAATTACGCGATTCTAAAATTTGATATATTGCCTTAAAAATCGATGATTTTCCAACATTGTTCTCCCCTAATAATGTAGTTAAATTTGTTGTAAATGATAATTCTAATCCATCTTCGCCTACAGAACGAAAATTTTTGATCCTCACATTTTTTAGATACATCAAGAGACCTTCAAATAATTAATCTAGCATTTTATATTATAACAGATTTTTTATTCAAGCATGTAAGTTTTTCACATAAAAAAACATTTCAGCAGTACTTAGTTTTCTTCTTTTTTTAGGAATTTAGAAAGAATAAACTAGAATTTTGATAGATCAGATACCTAAATTTCATCTGCCCAATTCCCAAAAGATGATTTTATCTGTCTCGCATACGGAGAGATATATTTTTTATATTCTTCTTCATGATCTGTACGCCGTATTGCAACAATATTTTTACAATTACTATGCCCAGGCCCTGCCCTCTTTAAAACCAACCTTGTAAGTCTATCGGCATTTGCGAGAGAATAACCGATTATATATAGTGATTTTGCATTATGAACTGAAGAAGAAAAACCTGTCCAAATTTTTTTCATGTCATGTTCCTCAATCTTTTTACTGGGTGTTGGAGAAATAATAACTGGATCCATCCCTTTACACCTTTCAATATCAGTAAAATTCAAAGTATTCGCAATTATTAACCCATTACCATAATCTATTATCTCTGCAGGCTGATGCTTCTTAAAACGATTTTTATAGAACCAATTTATTGAACCATGAGGTTTTAATATTGAGAGTACTTCAGGATTATTTGAAATCCCATATGTATAATCATAATTAAACTTGCTTAAAGCAGTCTCAAGTAGCAAATCATAATTAAAAGTGATGTAAATTGTATTAGATTCAAAATAATCAATCATTTTAGAAATTTTTGAAAGATCACTTCCCTCAATTTTCTTTTGAAAAGACCATAAATACTCACTAATTAATTTTTTTATCCCAAATTTGATTTCTTCAATCTTTCCAGATCTCCAATAATAACCTCTATTTTTTGAGAATCTGATATCAGCATACTGTTCAGCTACATCAACCATTCCTAGAAAATCTTCAATATCTGGATAATTAAGTCTCTCAGGACTAAAATCATTATAAAATGATGAGCAAAACCGATTCAAATCAATAATTCTTTGGGAATCTTGGTCACCGTGAATACAAATATCATTTAACAATTCATTTGCTAAAGGATAACCAAATTCCTTTGAAATACCAGCTCCAAGGACTACAATATTTGGCTTTTTAGAGCTTTTAATCCTAGTCTCAAGATTTGGGGTTTGTAAAGTTGGTGTTAGCATAATTTAAGTTTTAATAATATAAGAGAAAATAAACTTTTTTCACAGAAATACTTTGATAATATTCCTCCCCTTTCGTCCACTCAATTTAAAGTCCAACCAAACTAACGCCGCTCAGTATCACACCCATCCTTCGCAGTAAAAAAACTCTTTCCAAATTTTATTACAACCCGCAATGCTAAAAAAGTTTCAGAGATCCCATTCACGATCAAAAAATTCCAAAAAAAGTTTGCACATTTGCACCCGTTTGCACCCACTTGCAACAGACGGTTGCAACCCAGACAAACGTGATTGTCACTGCATTTCAGTTTTCATCGGCTTACAGAAATTTTCAAAACAGGTTTGCACAATTTGCCTTAGGGCACACACACAAAGAGAAAGATGCAAAGAATTCTTACTGTGGCACTGAATATTGGTGCAAATTAGAATTATAATAATAAAATGCTTTAGGATATGTACAATAATTAGAGAAATATCGTCTAATCCTGGTTTTTTTAATTTGTATAATCATGTGCAAATACGATGCAAACATGGTGCAAAGACGCAAACAAAAAAAACAGATCCCGCTCCTCACCCCCTCCTCCAAAAAGAAAAGGCAAAAAGAGCAAAGACGATCAACACCGCAAGGCCGGGAACGACGAAAAGAACGGGAGTCTCCCTCGTCTCCGAAGCGGAAGCAGCCGGTAAGTTATCGCCGCTTTCGTTTCCCTCCGCCGGATTAATAAACGGATTCAAATCCACAAACCAGATCTCGTACTCGCTCGGATCATATCCAGGGTAATCCTTCGGGTATGCCCTCACAAGAAGCTGGCCTTCGTCGAACTCGACGATATCACCGACCTCGAACTCGTCGTTTCCGGTGATCCGGATCTCTTTCTTTTCACCGTCCGGGATGTGATACAGGAAGATCTTTCCCTCGTTTTTATAGACAAGATAATCCCCGTCGACCGCATAGGCGTAAAGCCCGAAATCCATGTTCCCGTTTGCATCTATTGCAGTATTTTCAAGCGTGGTCAGATCGGTTGCATAAAGAATGCTCCCGAAATGATCGATGCCCCCTTCGGTGGTTTTTTTACCCTTCGTCCAGACGAAAAACCTGTCTGAAAAACAGTCCTGGTCGAGATTCACTCTTTCATTTGAGGAAATATCCGTTGTGCCAGGAACCTCGATCCGCCCGGCCTCTCCGCCTGAAAGGACCGGTTCAAGATCGAAGACAGCGATACCCTCGCTCCTTACGCGATCACCCGGTACCGGGGTGGGGATACTGATACCTTCGGAAAGAGTCGCAACCTTATACTCCCCGAATCCCATCGGATCGTCCATCTCTGTCCGGTTGTCGATCAGTACCAATTCCCCTGTGTCATGCGAATACATGTGTATACTCATAACTTCGGTAAACGGCTCGTCGTCAAAATCCGAGTAGTCCTTTGCGGCAACAAGATCATTGTCGGCCAGCAGTGCACCTGTGTAAAGACGTTCGGACACCTGTTCGTTACTTATTCCGTCAAAAGAGAACAAACCCCGGCTGGATGCCGACGTCCCTGTAGGAGTCGTAGTGTGTATTGCAAGAGAATAATAGACGACGCCATTGGAGAGATCAAGAGACCTGATATCCATCCAGAACGATATCCAGTTGTCCTTTTTTTCGGCAAGTTCCGTGGTATCAAAGGTCTTCGTCTCGCCCGTCCCGCTGTCCCAGATGTACACGAGCGGGTCACCGTTTTTGCTGTACGCAATCTCTCCGTTGCTGAGTCCGGCATGTGATGTTTTGTCATCTGACGGGATATAAGGAAAATGTACATCATCGTCTCCGTCAACATACGTGTAACCGGTTTCGATTACCGGAAATTCCCCCGCACATACAGGAATTGCAAGAAGAAAAAAGATGACTGCTATTGAGAGCATTGAGATTCTGAAAGTGCGGTGCCTCATTCTATCTTTTTCCCCGCAAACCTGCGAAAACGACAGCCGCTGTAAGCAATGAAAATACTGAAACGACGGGAGAGAGCGGAGCCTCAGTCTTCCCCGGTTCAGTACTACCAGTCGTGGCAATCCCGGTCTCACCCGCTTCATCCGGGTTAATAACCGGGTTCAGGTCGATAAACCAGATCTCGTACTCGTTCGGATCGTATCCCGGATAATCCTTCGGGTACGCCCTCACAAGAAGCTGGCCCTCATCGAACTCTATGATATCGCCGACTTCGAATTCGTCGTTTCCTGTGATTCGGATCTCTTTCTTCTCCCCGTCCGGGATATGATAGAGGAAGATCCGGTCATCTTTCCTGTAAATGAGATCGTCACCGTCGACGGCATATGAATAAAAACCGAACAGGTCAAAGTTATCCATCGGCTCATTTATCTCCTCAATCGGCTCTTCTATTCTGTCAATAACAATGTCTTCCAGGGTGTTCAGGTCGGTTGCATAAAGTATATTCCAGCCATCTTCACCTGAACCATTGGCATTGGCAGATACCTCTTTCGACCAGATTAGTATGTCACCTGAAAAGCAGTCCCGGCTGACTATCATGCTCCCTTCCCTATACGAATAACCGGTCGACGACGGAATTGTAACCGTCTCCACAGATCCTTCACTAAAATCCGGGGGAAGCCTGAAGACCGTCACCCCGTCTTCCGGGATTCTTACACCGGATTCGCTGGAAAGTACAATTATTGCCACCGCAGCATTACCGTCCCCTAACCCGATATGATCATTGGTTTCCCCACAATCATCTATGGTGATCATCTCCCCGGTATCGTGGGAATATATCCGCAACCGGTTCAGGTTTGTAAATTCTTCCCAATCATACCAGGAGAAATCCTCTATCAGAACAAGATCATTATCTGCGCACAGGTTGACCACAAGATGATCGAATATCTTCTCGTTGTTCTCCCCGTCAAAACTGAACAATCCTTCCGTAGAAGCACTTGTACCTGTGGGAGTCGTCCTATGCGTCGAAAGAGAGTAATAGACGACACCGTCGGAGATATCGAGACACTTAATCTCCATCCAGAACGAAAACCAGTCATCCTTTTTTACAGCAACCTCAGTGGTGTCGAAAGTCTTTGTCTCGCCCGTCCCGCTGTCCCAGATGTAAATGAGAGGATCTTTGTCTTTACTGTAAGCAACCATTCCTCCGCTCAAACCCATATGAGAAAATTTGTCAGTCGCAGGATAGGAGAAAACATCACACGTATCTCCGTCGACATACGTGTATCCTGTTTCAATTACCGGAAATTCCTCCGCGCCGGCGGGAATCACAATGAAAAAAAAGATTACTACTATTAAAAAAATAAATGCTCTGAGAGTGCGGCAACACCTGCTTACCGCATCCACATCATCGGAAATCTCAGACCAAATCATCTACTGAATAGATAATTTTTCTCATTATATAGCGTTTATTCCGAAAGTACCTACAAATAAAATTTTTTGTTAAAACAATGTAGATACTTTCGGAATAATATTTATTTTAAATTATATCTTACCGCGATCTTGTGAACCACATGTCCAACACTGCATCTGAAATAAAAATTTCAACAAATTGATACTTCCCAAACCTGATTTTCAGGAAAATAAGAAGATATACCGATCGCAGGTGTGATTCACACCAGGGCCGAAGATATGAATCAGAAAACAGGACTGCTAAAAATTGTTGGGAATAATTGATCAATATTACGGAATTCAGATCTATTCGGCAAAATCTAAAACAGATGATAAAAATGAATTCAAAAGCAATAAAATTTTCAATAGCTGCCTGCCTCATTCTTTTGATGGTTGCCGTATCAGGAGTTGCAAGTGCATACTCCATATCGGCACAAGCAGACGAAAAACAGCTTGAGATCATAAATGAGATCTACGGGCAGGATATGACACAGGGAGAATTCTGGGAAATGGTATTTCCAGAAGAATATGCATTAATGAAAAAGAATCTCTCAGATGAAGAGTTCAAGGAATTCTGCAGCACAGAGAAATATTGGGGAGATGACTACCAGGAGTTACCCTACGGAGCTAACGTATGGGACAAGAACGGCCCGGTCTCCCTTGCATCCCTCACGGAAGAACAAAAAAGCAGTTATGGCCTTGAAAACCTGAAAACAGATAATAGTGGATATATCATACAGGGATCAAATTCTGAAGCAAGTTATCTTGTAGACAAATTATACACACTACTGGACAGTAAGAGTGCGCTTGTATTATATGCCAATGACCTTGGGAGAAGCGGTTCCTCAATTACCTATAGTGGCACAGGGAGAGTTTCAGGAGGAACAGCTTCCACATCACTAACTGTAACTATTGAATTGTATGGAGATGACTCAAGAGTTGCATATGTTGTAAATTATGGAACTGGAAGTAGTACTGTTACTGTAGGTTCCGCCCATGCAAGTCCAAGAACAGGTGTAGTGTACCAATCTAAAGTTATCGGAACATCGACCAATCCCAGTCTCTCTGGTTACACCTGGTCGCCGGCAAGACAGTGGCCGTTTAGTTAAAGTACATTGATGAGAACCTGGCATGGTAGTTAAACTTTGACTGTACAACGCCTCGTTCAAACCAAATCCAAAAAAAAGGGGGTCTGAAAGACTCCCCTATTCTTCTGCTCCTCAATAAATATTTGTATAATCAGGGCGAAAACACCGTTCTGTGTAGATACTTTCGGAATAATGCATATTTAAGCTTTAATCCAATCATTGGCTGTAGATTGCCAGCATAGTCCATGCAGGCAACTGACATCCAGATAAAAAAAAGGAGATGATAGCCATGAAAATAAACGGACGGAAAATAACAGCAGCAGTATCTCTTCTGCTGCTAATCTGGGCGGTGTCTGGAGTGGCAGGTGCATATTCCATATCCGCACACGCAAATGAAAGCCAGCTTGAGATCATTAAGCAGATCTACGGACAGGAAATGACCGAAGGAGAATTCTGGGCGCTCGTATACCCCGAAGAGTACGCGATGCTGAAACAAAACCTGACCCTTGGAGAATTCGAAAACTTTTCGAACATGGAAAAATACTGGGGAGACGACTACCCCGAACTTCCGTACGGTGCTAACGTATGGGATGAAAACGGACCGGTGAACCTCAACGAGATAAGTCCGGAGGAGAAAGAGGAATTGGGACTGGATGGGGTAATCGTCGACGACAGCGGGTACATCATTCTCGGTTATGACAACGACATCGAGGGAGCAAAAGCTAGGCTTGAAAGTTACGGGGACGTAAGCGGGGAAAATTTCCTCTCGGCCATTGCAGCAGCAGGTTTGTACGGGAACTCACCGCTTAGTATCCCGGCGGGAATGATCGAAGCCCTCACAGGATTCTTCAGGATCGCCTGAGAGACAAAAGCGTTTATGAAACAAAGGTTTCATGGACTGTTTCATGTAAATCACAGCGTGATTTTCATGTAAAAATTCGCCTCTTTTTTCAAGAACTGCGGGAACAAAACGACCGAAATCACCGTGTAGACGGTTTCGGAATAATACCTATATATTACCCGCATAATACAATTCTTTCATTATACAGGATACAAGGATTGCCGGTGATCTACCATATCACACCGTTTCACCGGAAAAAAAATACCACAGGATTTAAGCAAAAATAAACTTCAAAGGGCGGGCAAGAGATGTTTGAAAGAAGAAAAACTGCAATAAAATGCCTTTTCATTGTTCTTGTCTCAGCCCTGCTCATATCACATGCAACAGTCGCGGAAAACCTGACAGGAGAAGAGAACGACATAATCGATCCTATAAACGAACTCTACGGGAAAAATATCACGAACGGCGAATATCTCGAAGCCGTAGACCCCGGATACCTCGAAGCCCTGAGAGGGGAGATGGGCGAAGATAAGTTCGAAGAATACTACAACATGCAAAAGTACTGGGGAGATGAACACCCGGAACTTTCTTACGGCGCAAACCTGTGGGACGAAAACGGACCGGTGAATCTCGGAGCATTGAATGAAACGGAGAAAAAGAAGTACGGACTTGAATCGGCGTTGATAGGGGGCGAAGGATACGTCGTCCTCGGGTACATGAAAAGGGAGATCGAAGAAGGCGAATCGATCCCGTTCTATAAACAAATGCCCGGAGGAGTTGAAAACTTCACCTGCGATCTCAACTGGATCAATCCCGAAAGCGAACTGAAACTGACAATATTTGCACCCGACGGAATGATGGGACCGTATTACGACGATTCCGACGGGCTCGCCAACGGCAGGATCTTCTTCAGGATTTCAAGACCGCAGGGAATAGAAAGCGGGGAGTGGTATGCGGTTATCGAGGCAGAAAAAACAGAAGAAGAGCAGCCGTTCATCTTCCTGATGTATTGAGGTGTGAGATATGAAAAACAGCCGGAATGAAAAAGTCGCTTTGTGGTTTTTCACGGGGGTATTACTTATAATATTCTCCGGCTTTACGACCGGAGTATCCGCGATTGAAACCGGCGGGTATGTCGTCGAACCGGCATACGGCATTTCACCTGATTATACCTCGATTTATTTTGGAGAACTCTCGGGGGATTACGACTTCCTTGAAGGACCCGGACCTGAGCAGATAGGATTTTGGGATCTTCCCCTGATGATCATTCTCATCCTTCTCGGAATAGGAATTGCCGCATTCATGATCCAACCCCTGAAACTGTTTTTATCAGGGAAGATTGCACTTATTCCCGGGCTGTCCAGGTTAAAAAAGACGAATCTCCTGGACAACGAATCACGGAGAAAGGTATACGAGACAATTCTTCAGAATCCCGGCATACAGCTTTGTGAAATTGAGAAAAAGACAGATCTTACCAACAAGAATGCCGAATACCACGTGAAGAAACTCCTGGGCCACAATATGATCGTATTCAGGCGGACTTCGAGAGGGAAAGGATATTTCAAAAATTCCGACTCCTATTCATCCGAAGAAAAACTGCTTTACATCCATTCCAAAAATCCGACGGAGAAAAGAATAATAGAAATAATCCATGAAAATCCCGGAATTACACGAAAGGAGCTCAGCGAAAGGATACACATCTCCGCACCTTCGATAAGCTGGTACATCGCGGGGCTTATCGGGGACAATATCATCAGGAAAGAAAAAAAGGGAAACAGGGTTCACTATTATGTCAGCGAATACCTCAAAAACGACCTATTCAACATAATCGGAGCGGAGACCACCGTTGCCTGAAAACTTATTACAGACAATAAAACTATAAAAATCCAATCGCAGGAAAAAACACATACCCCCTAAAACGGACATCTCTATAAATAATCCCGGATCAAACCGCAATGAAACATCTTCCAGGAAATCCTTCGGGAAGAAAATGAGCGGGATAATCAGAAAATGAAAATAGCTAAGAAAATCCAAATCGAACCGGGTCTCTCTTTTGTCGTAACAACGCCGGAAAAAAACTCAAACGACCTCTTCGAAAAAGATCATCTTTGCGGAGTTTGCAGCAGTTTGCAGCAGTTTGCGGAATCATGCTGCAAACAAAACAATCACATTACAAAGCCCGTTCCATTTTTCCGCAACAAAAAACGATTTGAGAATTATGTTTGCAGCAAAACGAAAAAAGCACACAGCATGAAAAAGAGGGATTGGTAAAAGAAGTGCTTTGTGTGTGCCTGAAATCTTCCGCAAACTACAATGATAATAATAAAATATTTAATTATATGTACAATAAATAAGAAATAAGCTCAATTTAATCTTTTTAACTTTGCAGCAACTTGCTGCAAATATGCTGCAAACTGCTGCAAAGTTGCAAACAAAATCAGTCAAAAGATCCGAATCGTTCAGGATCACCGCAATTTTTTATCACATCAGCCGGTGAAAGATCACTATGGATATCCTGACACATGCCCTCTCCGTGATCTTTCTCGGCGGAAACCTGGATATTTTCCTCGTCTGCTTCGGCGTTGTCGGGACGATCCTCCCCGACATGGATATCCTCATGCACCGCTTCTCCGGCAGAGATCCCCGCCTGTATATCTTTTCCCACGGCGGGATCACTCACAGCATTGCAGGATCGATCCTTATAGCCATCGTCGCTTTTTCGACAATATGCCTCATGCAACTCTCCGGAATATTGTCACTCCCCGCCGAACCAACATTCCGGATCCTCGGAGCCGGGATGATCGTCGGCGGAGCACTCCTGCACATAACTCTCGACTACCTTGCCTGTCCCGGCATACCTCTCTTCTTCCCGCTCTCGGACAAGAAATATACGCTCGGGATCTTTCCCGGCCCGAGCCTCTTCCTTACGGTTGTAAGCGTCGTATTTCTCGTCCTGCTCATTTTGGGATTTGCAGGAGCGGCGGATATATACATCTGGGGGATCGTCTTCTTAGGAATCATCGCCTTTTCGTTTATAAAAAAAGGTCTCATAGCCTGCAGGTTCAGGGGAAAAGAGAAGATTCCGACTTTTCACCCCCTGCACTGGATAATCGTATCGGAGAACGATCTCGAATACACAATCAGCCGCTATTCGGTCACCGGGGGAGTGTACTGGGAATCGACATACAAAAAACGGGACGGTGTCGGAGAAAAGGAGATCGAAGCCCTTGCAGGCGACCCGGAGATGAAGAGACTCCGTTATTCTTCGTACCTCGTCGTATTCGAACGCAAAGAGGGAAAGATCCGGGCATACGATCCCCTGAGAGTTTCGGGACTGATATTCTACCCGGCGGATTACCGCGAATATGTAACCGAACTGCCTGTACCATGAAACTTCCGTAATTTCGGATCAAAACAGGAGACACTATCCAAAATACTATAATGCATACCTGAGCATACATATGTATGCAGTCCACTTCAATCAGGATTCGATCCGACACCAGGGACAGTCTTTCACGGCTCAAAAAACACCCGAGGGAATCCTTCGATGATGTTATCAACCGGCTCATCGAATCGACGGTCGATGACGAACCCCTGAGCGAAGAGAGCCTTCAGGCGATCGAGAAATCGCTCAAAGAATATCGCGAGGGGATCTACTATACGCACGAAGAGATCCTCGCCGACCTTGGCGTTGCTGAAGAGAACGATAAAGAATATGCTCACAAAAAGAAAGAGAAGGATGCCTGATGGCATTCAGGCTGATATATTCCTCTTCCGCCCGGCATGCACTGAATAAGATTCCACGTGAGATCTCCCTGAAATTCATCTCCGAACTGGAAGATCTTGCTGGAGAAAAAGATCCCGCATCCTTCCTGAAAACTCTTCAAGGATTCGACAACCCTCCGCTCTACTCCCTTCGTATCGGGCGTTACAGGGCTGTTATGTCCGTTCTCGACGATGTGATGATCATACATGTAATCGAGATCGGGCACCGGAGCAGTGTATACAGGAAATTTTAGAGCACTCCTAACCGGTTATCCAAAAAAAGATCAGACGCGGGAAAAGATCCCGTCCGTCCAGCCATAATCAAAAATCGTGAAGTTCACGCAATCAATCGTTCCGCCGGACCCGGCAGTGAAATAAACGCCTGTTCCGCTTTCACTATCGACGAATATGTCACCGTCATAGTGGGAAAGAACGAGAGGCGTTGCCAGGTGCCCTACATATGCCAAAAGAGCTGTTTCATCTTCATCATCTTCCGTTATGGTGACTGTGCCCAGGTAGTCCTGGTAATATGAACCCGTGTAATCCGAAAGCGACCGGGAAGGCCCTGCATCCTCCGGTGCGGAAGGGAGTGCTTCCGATGAGCTGCCTGCCAGGATTCCTGCCTGCAAAAACGCCTTTAGTTCCGCATCCGTCTCGGAATACCAGTCTTTCTGGATATCTCCCTTGAAATACAGGTCGCTCCATCCGCTGCTTACCGCTTTTTTGAGGGAATAGCCGTCGGGGAACCCGTTCGTAAGGACTACAAGCCCCATATTTTCATCAGGCCAGAGTGTGACAATCGTCGAAACCCCGGTATCCAGGTCGCCTCCGTGTTCAACACGGATTCTGCCGTCTTCTGCATAAATCTCCCATCCGAGACCATATGCCGTGATGCCTGTGTTATCAGACTTCAATATATTCTGCGGCTTGTGCGTCTCGCGAAGGGCTTCGGCGTCGATCACCTGTTTCCCGTCGATACTTCCCTCGTTCAGCTGGAGCATTGCATACCTGATCATATCGTTGACGGTCGAACTCACCCCTCCTGCCGGGCTGTTTACATCATCGTTTAAAAGCGGACCGGGTGTTGCCGTTCCGTTTACCATAGGATAGGTGTCGACACGATCGGACGCATTCTCAAAATCGGAAAACCTTGCACTTGTATTTGCCATTCCTGCGGGAATGAATATCCGCTCTTTGATAAGCTCCTCCCATTCGGTGCCTGTCTTCTTTGCGGCCGTATCAGCCGCCGTCGTGATTCCGATGTTCGAATAGGCATAGGACGAGCGGAAATCTCCCGTAAGTCTGATGTACTGGAGTTTTTCTATTATCTCCGAGCGGTTGTAACCCAATGAAAACAGTTCATCGGCACCGTATTCCGGAAGTCCTGTCCTGTGCGAGAGAAGATCGCGTAAGGTCACGTGCCCGGAGATCCACTGATCGCCGCCGAGCTGAAAGTCCGGGTTTATATCCGAAACCCGGTCGTCCCACGAAAGTATACCGTCTCCGACCAGTGACGCTATCGTTGCGGATGTAAAACTCTTCGAGATCGATGCAAGCTGAAATACCGTATCGGGCGCAACAGGTTCGCCTGTTGTTATGTTTTTAACTCCGAAACAGCGGAGATAGATTACCTCGTCATCCCTGACAACCGCAACCGCCATCCCCGGAACTCCGCTTTTTTCAAAGACCTCATCGTTATAGGCATCGAACTGTGCGAGAACTGCCCCAAGATCATTCTCACCCGCACCGGCAGGACCCGGGATGAACACTACGAATAATAAAAATGCAGCAACCAGCATTACCAGACATTTAAAGCGAATAATACCAACTCCTAATTAAACAGGATGATCTTTCAACAAATCAATATTGTCATTTAAATTTCGCTTAGATCTCATATCCAAAGCTGATGAAGGATTTAATATCAAATAACCGGAAAAAAACAGTCATTTTTCTTGGAAGCCGACCGGCTGCCTGCCCCTGCTCCTCCAGCCACTCCAATGCATTACTCAGCTGGACGACTTCACACGCAACCGCACGGGCGAAGGTTTCCTCGTTTTGCTTAGGGAGAAATATATACGGAAATTCGGGATTCATCCAGGATTATGAAATCTTTTCAGGCCGGGGCGTTCTCCGGTAGACCATCCCCTGGAAGATCGCGATCTTC includes these proteins:
- a CDS encoding serine hydrolase, with the protein product MLVAAFLLFVVFIPGPAGAGENDLGAVLAQFDAYNDEVFEKSGVPGMAVAVVRDDEVIYLRCFGVKNITTGEPVAPDTVFQLASISKSFTSATIASLVGDGILSWDDRVSDINPDFQLGGDQWISGHVTLRDLLSHRTGLPEYGADELFSLGYNRSEIIEKLQYIRLTGDFRSSYAYSNIGITTAADTAAKKTGTEWEELIKERIFIPAGMANTSARFSDFENASDRVDTYPMVNGTATPGPLLNDDVNSPAGGVSSTVNDMIRYAMLQLNEGSIDGKQVIDAEALRETHKPQNILKSDNTGITAYGLGWEIYAEDGRIRVEHGGDLDTGVSTIVTLWPDENMGLVVLTNGFPDGYSLKKAVSSGWSDLYFKGDIQKDWYSETDAELKAFLQAGILAGSSSEALPSAPEDAGPSRSLSDYTGSYYQDYLGTVTITEDDEDETALLAYVGHLATPLVLSHYDGDIFVDSESGTGVYFTAGSGGTIDCVNFTIFDYGWTDGIFSRV